A genomic stretch from Numida meleagris isolate 19003 breed g44 Domestic line chromosome 2, NumMel1.0, whole genome shotgun sequence includes:
- the NHLRC1 gene encoding E3 ubiquitin-protein ligase NHLRC1 — protein MWCIDSKTSTRGKAMPEPGPALRRREAGKGRALAPGSVPHSRSRPAGGSRRPAEARRVAGRMAEAADETELGLLECRVCFERYGPGGQRRPRNLPCGHVLCRGCVEALGGPERRRLECPFCRRPCVLGETSDCLPLLQLLELLGPGGRSPSALGRAAGGAAPLRLQLSLGGWGSLLNPTGVAACRRSGRLAVAHDGKKRIHIFGPSGSCLQRFGERGDAGNDIKYALGVAVTSDGHVVVTDGGDRSVKAFDFEGRGTLAVREGFCLPWGLGATTEGDVMLTDAEAGALYRLTADFGSGKLKKCQMVRSKLTSPRGVAVCPASGAVVVIEHLKTEGPSGCSTRMKIFSADMNLIGQMDSFGLNLVFPSKIYTTAVAFDKEGCIVVTDVCSQAVICLGKPEEFPVFNPLVSHGLSYPIGLTYTANNSLVVLDSGDHSVKIYSSA, from the exons ATGTGGTGTATTGACAGTAAGACTAGCACAAGAGGAAAAGCCat GCCGGAGCCGGGCCCCGCTCtgcggcggcgggaggcgggGAAAGGCCGGGCCCTGGCTCCGGGCTCCGTGCCGCACAGCCGCAGCCGGCCCGCAGGGGGCAGCCGCCGGCCCGCCGAGGCCCGCCGGGTCGCGGGGAGGATGGCGGAGGCGGCGGACGAGACCGAGCTGGGCCTGCTCGAGTGCCGGGTGTGCTTCGAGCGGTACGGCCCCGGCGGGCAGCGGCGGCCGCGTAACCTGCCGTGCGGCCACGTCCTGTGCCGCGGCTGCGTGGAGGCGCTGGGCGGCCCCGAGCGGCGACGCCTGGAGTGCCCCTTCTGCCGGCGGCCCTGCGTCCTCGGCGAGACCAGCGACTGCCTGCcgcttctgcagctgctggagctgctgggcccCGGCGGCCGCAGCCCCTCGGCCCTCGGGAGGGCGGccggcggcgcggccccgctgcGGCTGCAGCTGTCGCTGGGCGGCTGGGGTTCGCTGCTGAACCCCACGGGGGTGGCGGCGTGCCGGAGGTCGGGGCGCCTGGCGGTGGCCCACGACGGCAAAAAGAGGATCCACATCTTCGGGCCGAGTGGGTCCTGCCTGCAGCGGTTCGGGGAGCGGGGGGACGCGGGCAACGACATCAAGTACGCGCTGGGCGTGGCGGTCACATCAGATGGGCACGTGGTGGTCACCGACGGCGGGGACCGCTCGGTGAAGGCCTTCGACTTTGAGGGAAGGGGGACTTTGGCCGTGCGAGAAGGCTTCTGCCTGCCGTGGGGCCTGGGTGCCACCACCGAGGGCGACGTGATGCTGACAGATGCTGAGGCCGGAGCTCTGTACCGCCTGACGGCTGACTTCGGCAGCGGGAAGCTAAAGAAGTGCCAGATGGTCAGGTCCAAGTTAACCAGCCCCAGGGGTGTGGCCGTCTGCCCGGCCTCGGGTGCTGTTGTGGTGATAGAGCACCTGAAGACTGAAGGACCAAGCGGCTGCAGCACCCGCATGAAGATATTCAGTGCAGACATGAATCTCATTGGCCAGATGGATAGCTTTGGGCTGAACCTCGTTTTCCCCTCCAAAATATATACCACGGCTGTGGCCTTTGACAAAGAGGGTTGCATCGTCGTGACCGATGTCTGTAGTCAGGCCGTGATATGCCTGGGGAAACCTGAGGAGTTTCCCGTCTTCAACCCTCTAGTTAGCCATGGGCTTTCTTATCCCATAGGACTAACTTACACGGCAAACAACTCCCTCGTTGTTTTAGACAGCGGCGATCATTCAGTAAAAATTTATAGCTCTGCCTGA